One Scophthalmus maximus strain ysfricsl-2021 chromosome 1, ASM2237912v1, whole genome shotgun sequence genomic region harbors:
- the taf12 gene encoding transcription initiation factor TFIID subunit 12 produces the protein MANSTTAAVKVLGAPGPAGRSSPEGSQVLSKKKLQDLVREIDPNEQLDEDVEEMLLQIADDFIESVVTAACQLARHRKSNTLEVKDVQLHLERQWNMWIPGYGSDEIRPFKKACTTEAHKQRMALIRKTTKK, from the exons ATGGCTAACAGCACCACGGCGGCTGTTAAGGTTCTGGGGGCCCCCGGCCCCGCTGGCAGGAGTAGTCCAGAAGGATCTCAG GTGCTCAGTAAAAAGAAGCTTCAGGACCTGGTGAGAGAGATTGACCCAAATGAGCAGCTGGATGAAGATGTTGAGGAG ATGCTGCTGCAAATTGCAGATGACTTTATAGAGAGTGTAGTGACAGCAGCCTGTCAGCTTGCACGCCATCGCAAGTCCAACACCTTGGAAGTGAAGGATGTTCAGTTACATCTTG aacgcCAGTGGAACATGTGGATTCCTGGTTATGGCTCAGATGAGATCCGGCCGTTCAAGAAGGCTTGCACCACAGAGGCTCACAAACAG agaATGGCGTTGATCCGCAAGACAACCAAAAAATAG